One Hevea brasiliensis isolate MT/VB/25A 57/8 chromosome 5, ASM3005281v1, whole genome shotgun sequence genomic region harbors:
- the LOC110668891 gene encoding uncharacterized protein LOC110668891, giving the protein MDEKQQLVEEEDRSSESGDYTSEDEGTEDYRRGGYHAVRIGDTFKNGRYVVQSKLGWGHFSTVWLAWDTQKSHYVALKVQKSAQHYTEAAMDEITILQQIADGDPDDKKCVVKLLDHFKHSGPNGQHVCMVFEYLGDNLLTLIKYSDYHGMPIHKVKEICFHILVGLDYLHRQLSIIHTDLKPENILLLSMIDPSKDPRKSGASLILPNSKDKTIVESVIAKLNGDLTRNQKKKIRRKAKKAAKGCVEKEVSVEADADPETSASEELSVNAKTNVGSAEDRPTSSDNINRVFDADGTKNIGLEDQGNKRGSRTTRQKLLTSVDLKCKLVDFGNACWTYKQFTNDIQTRQYRCPEVILGSKYSTSADLWSFACICFELATGDVLFDPHSGDNFDRDEDHLALMMELLGMMPRKIALGGRYSRDFFNRYGDLRHIRRLRFWPLNKVLMEKYEFNEKEANDMTDFLVPILDFVPEKRPTAAQCLLHPWISSGPRLLEPSMPSRQNEALEGLNSEKQKREQDEREAMEIGIGNIAINADTKAVKDSPSGIKFSKTAIASSSK; this is encoded by the exons ATGGATGAGAAGCAGCAACTGGTGGAAGAGGAGGATCGGAGCAGTGAGAGCGGGGACTATACGTCGGAGGACGAAGGAACTGAGGATTATCGGCGCGGTGGCTACCACGCGGTGCGAATCGGTGACACCTTCAAGAATGGTCGTTATGTTGTCCAGAGTAAGCTGGGTTGGGGCCATTTCTCCACCGTCTGGCTCGCTTGGGACACGCAAAAATCT CATTATGTAGCTTTGAAGGTACAAAAAAGTGCTCAACACTACACTGAAGCTGCCATGGATGAGATAACCATCTTGCAACAGATTGCAGATGGAGACCCTGATGATAAAAAATGTGTGGTAAAGCTTTTGGATCATTTTAAGCATTCAGGTCCAAATGGACAGCATGTTTGTATGGTTTTTGAGTACTTAGGGGATAACCTTTTGACCCTTATCAAGTATTCTGATTATCACGGCATGCCAATTCATAAGGTTAAAGAGATCTGTTTCCACATTTTAGTGGGTTTGGATTATTTGCACAGACAACTTTCTATCATACACACTGATCTTAAGCCTGAGAATATATTGCTATTATCAATGATTGACCCATCAAAGGATCCAAGAAAATCCGGTGCTTCTCTTATTCTTCCAAATAGTAAGGACAAGACTATAGTGGAATCCGTGATTGCAAAACTAAATGGAGATTTGAcgagaaatcaaaagaaaaagataCGAAGAAAGGCTAAGAAAGCAGCAAAGGGGTGTGTGGAGAAGGAAGTTTCTGTTGAAGCTGATGCAGATCCCGAAACATCTGCTTCAGAGGAGTTGTCTGTCAATGCTAAAACAAATGTGGGTTCTGCTGAAGATCGGCCTACTAGTTCTGACAATATAAACAGAGTATTTGATGCTGATGGAACAAAGAACATTGGATTAGAAGATCAGGGTAATAAGAGAGGAAGCCGTACCACTAGGCAGAAACTACTGACCTCAGTTGACCTGAAATGCAAATTGGTGGACTTTGGAAATGCTTGTTGGACATACAAACAGTTTACAAATGATATCCAGACAAGACAATACCGGTGTCCAGAGGTGATACTTGGATCTAAATATTCCACATCAGCTGATCTTTGGTCCTTTGCTTGCATTTGTTTTGAGCTTGCAACTGGTGATGTGCTTTTTGACCCCCACAGTGGTGACAACTTTGACAGGGATGAG GACCACTTAGCATTGATGATGGAGCTCCTTGGAATGATGCCGCGCAAG ATTGCCTTGGGTGGCCGCTATTCTCGGGACTTCTTTAATAGATATGGTGACTTGAGGCATATACGTAGATTGCGTTTCTGGCCCTTGAACAAGGTTCTAATGGAGAAGTATGAATTCAATGAGAAGGAGGCAAATGACATGACCGATTTCTTGGTTCCTATACTTGATTTTGTCCCTGAGAAGCGGCCAACTGCTGCTCAGTGCCTTCTTCATCCATGGATCAGTTCAGGTCCTCGTCTTTTAGAGCCATCCATGCCATCTCGTCAAAATGAAGCCTTGGAAGGTCTAAACTCCGAAAAACAGAAGAGGGAGCAGGATGAGAGGGAGGCAATGGAAATAGGAATCGGGAATATTGCAATCAATGCTGATACTAAAGCAGTTAAAGATTCTCCTTCTGGTATTAAATTTTCCAAGACAGCCATAGCTAGCTCATCTAAGTAG
- the LOC110668931 gene encoding F-box protein PP2-A15 yields MGASLSNLTEGANGAAMGPGLGDIPESCVACVFTYLTPPEICNLARLNTAFRGAASSDSVWEKKLPPNYQDLLDLLPPERYQNLSKKDIFALLSRPIPFDDGNKEVWLDRVTGRVCMSISAKGMAITGIEDRRYWNWVPTEESRFNVVAYLQQIWWFEVDGVVKFPFPADIYTLSFRLHLGRFAKRLGRRVCSFEHTHGWGIKPVRFELSTSNGQQASSESCLDEAEQEANGNHKRGLWLEYKVGEFVVTDSEPFTEVQFSMKQIDCTHSKGGLCVDSVFIIPSDLKQRKRREVLK; encoded by the exons ATGGGTGCGTCGCTATCGAACCTGACGGAGGGAGCCAACGGGGCGGCCATGGGTCCGGGACTCGGAGATATACCGGAAAGCTGTGTGGCGTGCGTGTTTACTTACTTGACGCCACCGGAGATTTGTAATCTTGCTCGATTGAACACCGCGTTTAGAGGTGCCGCATCCTCTGATTCAGTTTGGGAGAAGAAGTTGCCGCCTAATTATCAAGATCTGCTCGATTTGCTTCCTCCCGAACGGTACCAGAACTTATCCAAGAAGGACATCTTTGCTCTTCTCTCGCGGCCCATTCCCTTTGACGATGGCAATAAG GAGGTATGGTTGGATAGAGTAACGGGAAGGGTATGTATGTCGATATCGGCCAAAGGGATGGCGATAACGGGGATTGAGGACCGAAGATATTGGAATTGGGTTCCCACTGAAGAATCTAG ATTCAATGTTGTGGCCTATTTGCAGCAAATATGGTGGTTTGAAGTAGATGGAGTTGTAAAGTTTCCTTTTCCAGCTGATATCTATACTCTATCCTTCAGGCTTCACCTTGGAAGATTTGCCAAAAGGTTGGGACGACGTGTGTGCAGTTTTGAGCACACTCATGGTTGGGGTATAAAGCCAGTACGTTTTGAGTTGTCTACTTCTAATGGTCAGCAAGCATCATCTGAAAGTTGTTTAGATGAGGCTGAACAAGAAGCAAATGGCAACCATAAACGTGGATTGTGGTTAGAGTACAAGGTAGGTGAATTTGTTGTCACTGACTCAGAACCTTTCACCGAGGTCCAATTTTCCATGAAACAGATTGATTGCACACATTCCAAAGGTGGGCTTTGTGTAGATTCAGTTTTTATTATCCCCAGTGATCTCAAGCAGCGTAAAAGAAGAGAGGTTTTGAAGTAG
- the LOC110668899 gene encoding 60S ribosomal protein L24 isoform X2, with protein sequence MVLKYLHNRLKPSKLTLRGWPCIGSNIRRVLLKGLQRRGERRVTKKPYTRSIVGATLEVIHKRRTEKPEFRDAAREATLRMDGTM encoded by the exons ATGGTTCTCAA GTATTTACACAACCGGTTGAAGCCATCAAAGCTTACATTACGTGGATGGCCATGTATAGGAAGCAACATAAGaag GGTATTGCTCAAGGGGCTGCAAAGAAGAGGAGAGAGACGTGTCACCAAGAAGCCTTACACTAGGTCCATTGTTGGTGCCACCTTGGAGGTTATCCATAAGAGAAGAACTGAGAAGCCAGAATTTCGTGATGCTGCCAGGGAGGCTACTCTCCG GATGGATGGTACAATGTAG
- the LOC110669140 gene encoding putative homeobox-leucine zipper protein ATHB-51 — MDWHGNLRTFVSRPENSFNFLYNYRYDQYNQGMDLKHPAMAETPHGMVPTMDKLSFGIHEKKKRLTSDQLDSLERSFQEEIKLDPDRKMKLSRELGLQPRQIAVWFQNRRARWKAKQLERLYDALKQEFDVVSVEKQKLQEEVMKLKAILREQATDRKPVSTGYTEISGEETVESTSVAIRSSNGKPRGTSQHQIAECNYLLNVDEYNPVTSPYWAVLPSYP; from the exons ATGGATTGGCATGGCAACTTAAGAACCTTTGTCTCTCGACCAGAGAATTCCTTTAACTTCCTCTACAACTATAGATATGACCAGTATAATCAAG gAATGGATTTGAAGCACCCAGCAATGGCAGAAACACCACACGGTATGGTCCCAACTATGGACAAGCTTAGCTTTGGAATTCATGAGAAGAAGAAGAGATTGACAAGCGATCAGTTAGACTCACTGGAGAGGAGCTTTCAAGAGGAGATTAAGTTAGACCCTGATAGGAAAATGAAGCTGTCTCGTGAGCTAGGGCTGCAACCAAGGCAGATTGCTGTTTGGTTCCAAAATAGACGTGCTAGGTGGAAAGCTAAGCAACTTGAACGCTTATACGATGCACTTAAGCAGGAGTTTGATGTTGTTTCTGTAGAAAAACAGAAGCTTCAAGAAGAG GTTATGAAACTGAAAGCTATCCTCCGGGAGCAAGCCACCGACAGGAAGCCAGTGTCAACGGGCTACACAGAGATTTCAGGCGAAGAGACAGTGGAAAGCACATCAGTCGCAATTCGCAGCTCCAATGGCAAGCCACGAGGAACAAGTCAGCATCAGATTGCAGAGTGCAACTATCTTCTGAATGTTGATGAATATAACCCAGTAACATCACCTTACTGGGCTGTTCTTCCATCTTATCCTTAA
- the LOC110668899 gene encoding 60S ribosomal protein L24 isoform X1, translating to MVLKYLHNRLKPSKLTLRGWPCIGSNIRRVLLKGLQRRGERRVTKKPYTRSIVGATLEVIHKRRTEKPEFRDAAREATLRAIKEGS from the exons ATGGTTCTCAA GTATTTACACAACCGGTTGAAGCCATCAAAGCTTACATTACGTGGATGGCCATGTATAGGAAGCAACATAAGaag GGTATTGCTCAAGGGGCTGCAAAGAAGAGGAGAGAGACGTGTCACCAAGAAGCCTTACACTAGGTCCATTGTTGGTGCCACCTTGGAGGTTATCCATAAGAGAAGAACTGAGAAGCCAGAATTTCGTGATGCTGCCAGGGAGGCTACTCTCCG TGCAATTAAGGAAGGATCATGA